The following nucleotide sequence is from Clostridia bacterium.
AACGAGCTGCCGATGAGGCGGACCAACTGGAATCGAGCGATGAAAAGTCAAAAGTGGCGTCTGCCTCAGATGTTGACGAAGGGATGGATAACGTTGATCTCGGCTGAACAGGTCAAAGAGCTTAGAGCGAAAACTGGTGCTGGAATGATGGATTGTAAACAGGCACTAGTTGAAGCTGGTGGTGACTTTAACAAGGCAGTAGATATACTTCGAGAAAAGGGCATTGCGGCTGCAGCTAAGAAGGCGGGGAGGGCAACCGGCCAGGGCCTGGTTGAAGCATACGTTCACGGAAACCGCATTGGCGTGCTAGTTGAGGTAAACTGCGAAACTGACTTTGTGGCTAATACCAAGGAATTCCGAAACTTATGCCATGACCTGGCCATGCAGATAGCAGCGGCAAGGCCGAGTTATGTTCGGCGCGAGGAAGTGCCGGAAGAAGTGGTAGCGCATGAGCGGGAAGTATTAAGAAATCAGGCGCTAAGAGAAGGGAAACCCGAGAAAATAGTGGATAAGATTGTTGAGGGACGGCTAAACAAGTTTTTCGAAGAAGCCTGCCTTGAAGAACAACCCTTCATTAAAGACCCCAATAAAAAGGTTTCTCAGGTCGTAAAAGAAGCCATCGCACTTCTGGGCGAGAATATAGTTATCAGGCGCTTCGCCAGGTTGCAGCTGGGCGAGGAGTAGTAGAGACCGGGGAGCGTGTGGAGGTTTTATAACCTAAATGACCAAGCCCAAGTATCGACGTGTGGTTTTGAAGCTTAGTGGTGAAGCGTTAGCTGGGCAGCAAGGGTACGGTATTGACCAGGAAGTTTTGGAATCTATCGCTAGGCAGATCAAGGAGGCCAAAGGACTCGGAACTGAGATTGCGGTAGTTGTAGGTGGAGGCAATATCTGGCGTGGAGTTTCTGCCAGCGCCCAAGGCATGGACAGAGCAACTGCAGATTACATGGGGATGCTGGCAACGGTAATGAATGGCTTGGCACTTCAGGATGCGCTGGAAAGATACGGAGTAGACACGCGGGTACAGACTGCCATAGAAATGAGGCAAGTGGCAGAACCCTATATCAGAAGAAAGGCTATACGCCACCTGGAGAAGGGACGGGTGGTGATCTTTGCTGGCGGCACCGGCAACCCTTACTTTTCCACTGACACCACGGCTGCCTTGAGGGCAGCGGAAATAGAAGCTGAAGTTATATTAATGGCTAAGCGCGTGGATGGTGTATATGACTCCGATCCTCTGAAGAACCCTAACGCGCGGATGTACCGGGAGCTAACTTATATTGAAGTTTTAAATCAGGGCCTAGGAGTAATGGATGCAACCGCGACTTCCTTGTGCATGGATAATGGCATTCCCCTGATTGTGTTTAACATAAATGAGGAAGGTAATATTCTCAGAGCCATCTGGGGAGAAAAAATTGGAACGCACGTGGGGGGTAAAAATGGCCACACAGGAGCTAATCCAGGAAGCAGAACAGCGGATGCAGAAGGCTACTGACGTCATGCGCCGCGAGCTTAGCAGTATGCGCGCCGGACGGGCTACGCCGGCCCTACTAGACCGAGTGCAGGTGCTGTACTATGGGGTTCCCACTCCTATTAACCAAGTGGCAACGATCAGCGCGCCCGAAGCTAGATTGCTGGTAATCCAGCCATGGGATAGGAACGTCCTGGGGGATATCGAAAAGGCGATTTTGAAATCTGATTTGGGCTTAACTCCCAACAACGATGGCCAGGTGATCAGGATTAGTATTCCTCAGCTTACCAAAGAAAGGCGGACCGAACTGGTCAAGGTGGTGCGCAAGAAAGTCGAGGATTGCCGAGTCGCCATCCGCAACATTCGGCGCGAAACCAACGAACAGACTAAAGCCATGCTGAAAGCTGGGGAGATTTCTGAGGACGAACAGCGCCGCCTCCAGGATCAAATTCAAAAACTGACCGATCGGTTTATTGGTATTGTAGACAAGATCGGCGAAAACAAAGTTGCGGAGATTATGGAGGTTTAATTGAAGAACGGCCCTATTGCCTTGACAACTGTAGGTCTGCCCGTGGAAGAGAGCCTCCGTAGGTTAGCCAGTGCTGGGATAGCGGCTCGGATCAATCTAACCATGCCGCCGGAAGGAGCTCACCGGCAAGCTGGGCGGAGGGTAGGGTTGCGCGGCTGGGTAATTCGCGAGACTGATGCGGGGCAGCTCGAACGGTTGGCTCCAGTGAGAGTTGTTCTAGTCGCTAGTTTGGTGTACAAGCAGGCTGAGCTGCAGCAAGCCCCCTCCTAAGAGGGGGCTTAGATGTAGATCTGGGGAAGGAGATGCTGGGACTAATAGTGCTTGGTCGCCTATTTCGCCGCCGGAACCAAGGTGATGGCCAGAAATTATGGGATTTGGTCGATCCGGCAAAGTTGCCGGAACATGTGGCCGTAATTATGGACGGCAATGGGAGGTGGGCTGAGCGTCGCGGCTTTCCCAGGTCCGTCGGCCACCGCGCCGGCGTTGAAGCGCTGAGGAAAATTGTGGAAGCCAGTTGCAACTTAGGAATTCCATACTTGACCGTGTATGCCTTCTCCACTGAGAACTGGAAGCGACCTCGAGAAGAAGTTGATTTCTTGATGCGGCTCTTGCTCGAATATCTGGGACGGGAGCTGGAAGAACTTAGGCGCAAAGGTATCCGGCTTTGGGTTTTAGGCGATGCCGAGAGGCTGCCGGCTGAAGTTCAGCTGCGGGTGAGGGAGGCCATTGAGCGTACTAGGGATAACCATGGCATGCAACTCAATGTGGCTATAAATTACGGGGGTCGGTGGGAAATCACCCATGCGGCTAAGGAGCTGTTGAGACGGTGTCTGGCGGGCGAGATCAGCCCCGAGGAAGTGACCGAGGACGTATTTGCTGATCACCTGTTGACCAAGGGGATACCTGATCCTGACCTTCTAATCCGTACGGCTGGAGAGCTGAGGTTAAGCAATTTCCTCCTTTGGCAAGTTGCCTACTCTGAGTTTTGGTCAACCTCAACGCTTTGGCCGGATTTTGGCGAGGAAGAGTTCATGCAAGCAATTATTGCTTACCAAAACCGGCAGCGGCGATTTGGGGCCATTTCGCCCTAATGGGAGACACGTTTTATGCTGAAACAGAGGGTCATAACAGCAATGGTGGGTATTCCCGTGGTGGTAGCCGTTAGTTACTGGGGCGGGATAGTGTTCCATCTGGCCATAACTTTAGTCCAGCTGGTTGGTCTGCACGAGTTTTTTAATTTTGCCACGCCGCCCGTACGCTCCAAATATGTCAGGGTTATTTTTAGTATTGCTCTTTTCGCTTACAGTGTTTTCTCTGTTGGACATGAAGCTCAGCTGAAGCTGTTTTTCTTTACTTTGTTGCTTATCCCATTCCTCTTTGGAGTGGAGGATTGGGGAGGCTTGACTTCGGCATTTTGGGGGATTGCTTATGTGGGCCTATTAAGCTTTTTAGTAGCCCTGCGGGAGTTGCCTCAAGGTTTTGAGATGGTGATGTGGGTATTTGGTACCATGTGGGCTAATGATACAGCTGCCTACTTTATCGGAAAAAAATGGGGGCACAGAAAACTAGTTCCCAAGATAAGCCCCAATAAGTCTTGGGCTGGCGCTCTAGCAGGATGTGCTGTTGGTGTTGCCGTAGCTATGCTTTTAAACTATTTTTTTCAATTATTTCAGCTGGGACAGATGCTGTTGGCCGCTTTTATCGTTGTAATAGCCGGGCAGTGGGGAGATATCATTGAATCAGCCATTAAGAGAAATGCTGGCGTAAAAGATAGTGGGAGAATATTGCCTGGCCACGGAGGAGTACTGGATCGCTTTGATGGCCTAATAATAGCCTCTCCAGCCATATACTGGTATGTAAGCTGGCTCATTAGGTCCTGAATTAGGTCCTGAGGTGAGGTTATGAAGGAAAAATATTGGCGGGCACTGGTGATTACCGGCATAACCCTTGGAATTCTGACGTCCATTCACTTGACTTATTATTACGTTGGTCCAGCTCTTATTAGGACCTTTAGCTTTTTGCTCCGAATTCTTGTTCCGGTAGTGCTGGCGGTAGCCCTGGCAGCCATGCTGGAGCCGGTAGTCAGCTTCTTGCAACGACAAGTCAAGCTCTCCCGTGGCTGGGCAGCCCTAATTAGCATAGTTTTGCTGGTGCTGGTATTGGGTGGTTTATCATTTATAGCCGTATCCAAGTTAGTTGATGAACTAGGAATTCTACTCTATAGCTTGCCGAACTACGCTGCTTTGTTAAATCAAAATCTGGACCGTCTTCTGGAGTGGTTCAATGGAATAAGCATTGCTGTCAACTTTCCTAATACCATCCAGGAGAGCATTCTTGCTAACCTAGATAAACTTACTTCTTTAGCCGGGAATTACCTTTCTCAAGCCATGAACTATTTGGTGGCTAGCGTTTCCTGGATACCCAATTTCTTGGCTGCTAGCATTTTTCTACTTTTGGCCACCTTTTTCTTCATTAGGGACAAACAGCTGATATTTACTTGGGCTGGCAAGCTTTTCAATGAAAAACAGTCGCGCAAGCTAGAGGAAGTGTATGAGCACCTGGCCAGCATCCTTTTTGGCTACCTGAAGGCTTTCGCCATCCTGGTAATAATAACTACCCTTCTGATTATCCTTGGGCTGAGTATCTTGGGTATTAAGTATGCAGTGCTGGGCGGGATCTTGGCCGGCATCGCCGATATACTCCCTATTGTCGGGCCTGGGCTAGTACTGGTTCCCTGGGGGACATGGTACCTACTTACTGGAGACATGCGGCTTGGCGTATCAATCCTTGTCCTTTATGCTGCAGTGTCGGTTATTCGTCAATTGATCCAGCCCAAGGTCATCGGCGAGAATATCGGGTTACACCCCCTTTTGACCTTGGTTTCAATGTTTGTGGGCTTTGAAGTCATAGGCGCATGGGGTTTGATCCTGGGGCCCATTGTAGTAGTGGTTGCACTGGCTCTGTACCGGTTAGGTATGTTGGGCACCCGGCGCGACGGGCGCCAATAGGGATGATGGGAAAATGGGCTTAGCGCTCTTCGGATCAACAGGATCAATTGGCAGGCAGGTCTTGGAAGTAGTTGATAGCCTAGACGAGAGAGTAACTATAGTTGCCTTGGTGTCAGGTGGTGCCAATTTAGGCCTATTGGCTGAACAAATTAGGAAATACCGCCCTCGCTATGTAGGAATAGCCAAGGATTGCGTTGCGGAGTTAAAGCAGCTCCTGGGCGATTTTCAGTCCGGCCAACTAGTGTGTGGAGCTGACGAATTAGAAGAGTTGGCCCGGCTGCGGGAAACCTCCTTAGTAGTGAATGCAGTAACTGGGGCCGTGGGCTTAAGGTATTCATTGGCTGCCTTGCGGGCGGGAAAGCGGTTGGCGTTGGCCAACAAGGAAAGCTTAGTAATCGGAGGGCACTTAGTGAGGAGCTATGTTGGCGGCGGTGGGGAGACAATGATAATACCTGTTGATAGCGAGCATTCTGCCATTTTTCGTTGCCTGGAGTCAAGCGTCTTGCCGCTTGAGAAACTTATCCTTACCGCCTCTGGGGGGCCGTTCTGGCGGTGGTCTACTGAGCAGCTGGCGAGCGTGACTCCAGATATGGCGCTAACTAATCCTAACTGGACCATGGGACCACGAGTAACCGTAGATTCCGCTACCATGGTTAACAAAGGTTTAGAAGTAATCGAAGCCCATTGGCTGTTTAATGTGCCCTATGAACAGATTGGAGTCTTAGTACATGAGCAGAGCATCGTTCATTCCATGGTTCAGTTTAGTGATGGCAGTATTTTGGCGCAGCTGGCGGTGCCGGACATGAGGATTCCCATCCAGTATGCTCTCACTTGGCCAGAAGGGTCTGCGACCAATTGGCCACGGGTTGATTGGTCCCAGGTACCTAACCTCAGCTTTGCTCCGCCTGATTATGACAGGTTTCCTGGGTTAAAGCTAGGTTACCAGGCTGGCCTGAGTGGTGGTAGCATGCCTGCCGTATACAATGCTGCCGATGAAATGGCAGTCAGGCTTTTCCTCGAAGGCAGGATCGGCTTTCAGGACATGGCTCGACTAATCGAGCTGGCCATGGAAAAGCATGAAGTGATCAAAGAGCCCAGTTTCGATGAGATAGTGCTGGTGGACCAAGAAACAAGGGAAATGGTGACCCGCGAAGCATCGAGGTTCTCGCGATAGTCGACTGGGCTAGAACGGAGGCACAAGGTGTTTACGTTATTAATAGCGCTGGCCGTGTTTGCGGTTCTCATACTGGCCCACGAGCTAGGCCACTTTCTAGTGGCTAAACTAGTAGGCATCAAAGTCTTGGAGTTTAGCCTAGGGATGGGACCAGCCGTTTGGCAGCGGAGAAAGGGCGAAACCCTGTATTCGATAAGGGCTATCCCTATCGGCGGCTTTAATCGTATGGCTGGTACCGAAGGGGAAGAGGAAGATGATCCGCGAGGTTTTAACAAGAAGACTGTAGCTCAGCGAATGGCAGTAATTGGTGCGGGGTCAGGGATGAATTTTGTTTTAGCCTTTGTTCTATTTTTGGTAATTTTTATGGTCTTAGGCCTTCCATCAACAGAACCGATAGTTGGCCATGTCTCTCCTAATAGCCCAGCTGAAATGGCTGGTATCCAACCTGGGGACCGGATCTTGATGGTCGACCAGACTGAAGTTGGCGGCTGGAGCGACTTGGTGCAGAAGATTTATAGCAGCCCTGGTATCAAGCTAGATCTTAAGCTTTTAAGGGGA
It contains:
- the tsf gene encoding translation elongation factor Ts; translation: MISAEQVKELRAKTGAGMMDCKQALVEAGGDFNKAVDILREKGIAAAAKKAGRATGQGLVEAYVHGNRIGVLVEVNCETDFVANTKEFRNLCHDLAMQIAAARPSYVRREEVPEEVVAHEREVLRNQALREGKPEKIVDKIVEGRLNKFFEEACLEEQPFIKDPNKKVSQVVKEAIALLGENIVIRRFARLQLGEE
- a CDS encoding UMP kinase, which gives rise to MTKPKYRRVVLKLSGEALAGQQGYGIDQEVLESIARQIKEAKGLGTEIAVVVGGGNIWRGVSASAQGMDRATADYMGMLATVMNGLALQDALERYGVDTRVQTAIEMRQVAEPYIRRKAIRHLEKGRVVIFAGGTGNPYFSTDTTAALRAAEIEAEVILMAKRVDGVYDSDPLKNPNARMYRELTYIEVLNQGLGVMDATATSLCMDNGIPLIVFNINEEGNILRAIWGEKIGTHVGGKNGHTGANPGSRTADAEGY
- the frr gene encoding ribosome recycling factor — protein: MATQELIQEAEQRMQKATDVMRRELSSMRAGRATPALLDRVQVLYYGVPTPINQVATISAPEARLLVIQPWDRNVLGDIEKAILKSDLGLTPNNDGQVIRISIPQLTKERRTELVKVVRKKVEDCRVAIRNIRRETNEQTKAMLKAGEISEDEQRRLQDQIQKLTDRFIGIVDKIGENKVAEIMEV
- a CDS encoding isoprenyl transferase, whose translation is MLGLIVLGRLFRRRNQGDGQKLWDLVDPAKLPEHVAVIMDGNGRWAERRGFPRSVGHRAGVEALRKIVEASCNLGIPYLTVYAFSTENWKRPREEVDFLMRLLLEYLGRELEELRRKGIRLWVLGDAERLPAEVQLRVREAIERTRDNHGMQLNVAINYGGRWEITHAAKELLRRCLAGEISPEEVTEDVFADHLLTKGIPDPDLLIRTAGELRLSNFLLWQVAYSEFWSTSTLWPDFGEEEFMQAIIAYQNRQRRFGAISP
- a CDS encoding phosphatidate cytidylyltransferase, with translation MLKQRVITAMVGIPVVVAVSYWGGIVFHLAITLVQLVGLHEFFNFATPPVRSKYVRVIFSIALFAYSVFSVGHEAQLKLFFFTLLLIPFLFGVEDWGGLTSAFWGIAYVGLLSFLVALRELPQGFEMVMWVFGTMWANDTAAYFIGKKWGHRKLVPKISPNKSWAGALAGCAVGVAVAMLLNYFFQLFQLGQMLLAAFIVVIAGQWGDIIESAIKRNAGVKDSGRILPGHGGVLDRFDGLIIASPAIYWYVSWLIRS
- the ytvI gene encoding sporulation integral membrane protein YtvI, yielding MKEKYWRALVITGITLGILTSIHLTYYYVGPALIRTFSFLLRILVPVVLAVALAAMLEPVVSFLQRQVKLSRGWAALISIVLLVLVLGGLSFIAVSKLVDELGILLYSLPNYAALLNQNLDRLLEWFNGISIAVNFPNTIQESILANLDKLTSLAGNYLSQAMNYLVASVSWIPNFLAASIFLLLATFFFIRDKQLIFTWAGKLFNEKQSRKLEEVYEHLASILFGYLKAFAILVIITTLLIILGLSILGIKYAVLGGILAGIADILPIVGPGLVLVPWGTWYLLTGDMRLGVSILVLYAAVSVIRQLIQPKVIGENIGLHPLLTLVSMFVGFEVIGAWGLILGPIVVVVALALYRLGMLGTRRDGRQ
- a CDS encoding 1-deoxy-D-xylulose-5-phosphate reductoisomerase, translated to MGLALFGSTGSIGRQVLEVVDSLDERVTIVALVSGGANLGLLAEQIRKYRPRYVGIAKDCVAELKQLLGDFQSGQLVCGADELEELARLRETSLVVNAVTGAVGLRYSLAALRAGKRLALANKESLVIGGHLVRSYVGGGGETMIIPVDSEHSAIFRCLESSVLPLEKLILTASGGPFWRWSTEQLASVTPDMALTNPNWTMGPRVTVDSATMVNKGLEVIEAHWLFNVPYEQIGVLVHEQSIVHSMVQFSDGSILAQLAVPDMRIPIQYALTWPEGSATNWPRVDWSQVPNLSFAPPDYDRFPGLKLGYQAGLSGGSMPAVYNAADEMAVRLFLEGRIGFQDMARLIELAMEKHEVIKEPSFDEIVLVDQETREMVTREASRFSR
- the rseP gene encoding RIP metalloprotease RseP, which translates into the protein MFTLLIALAVFAVLILAHELGHFLVAKLVGIKVLEFSLGMGPAVWQRRKGETLYSIRAIPIGGFNRMAGTEGEEEDDPRGFNKKTVAQRMAVIGAGSGMNFVLAFVLFLVIFMVLGLPSTEPIVGHVSPNSPAEMAGIQPGDRILMVDQTEVGGWSDLVQKIYSSPGIKLDLKLLRGSQVLDVQVVPRVDDQTQVGMIGIGPRWVRQGFWDSIVLGVKETVQITSIFIVSIVQMITGKAEPELAGPVGIVQMVGQAARYGMFNLLSFTGILSLNLAIINLFPIPALDGSRLVFLGIEGISGRPIDRRKENLIHLIGFALLIVLMVIITYQDLLKIFG